The sequence below is a genomic window from Sorangiineae bacterium MSr12523.
CAACGACCGATTGCGGAGCTTCAGATCAGGCCTCCGGTCGAAGCGAAACGAAGCTCGTTTAACTCAGCGAGTTAACCGGTTCAACTCAACCCTCCGCAAGCGAGCACCAAAATGAATCCGCGGACTTACCCTTCTTTGACCGCGCGTTCGGGGTGCTCTTCGCGACCGATAAAGAACCGGAATGGGCGGCGGAGCTTTGTTCCGCCTTGTGGGGCCTGGCTTGGACGCGGCCGGCCTGGAAGAGACGCTCTGCGTGAAAGGCGGGAGCTCGGGGCGCTCCTCGTCGCGACAGTAGGATGACGTGATCACCGACGGCGTCGTGCGAGTCAATCGACGGGCGCACACCGCGGCTGGGTGCAAAGCCGCGGGGTGTGAATGGTCATCTCGAACTCAGAACCCGACGTCGGCATGCGCCACCGAGGCGGGTCGCAGACGAAGTCGACTGCTCCGCTCTCGATGGTCCCGGTCACACCTGCAGACCGGCATTTCCCCGTCGCGGGACGTCCCATAAACCTGTTTCCTTTGCGGACAGCCACAGCTTCGATGACGTAAAATTACAGCACCAAATACTTGGATGTCCTTGCGGCTCCACTCTCGCCTGTCGAAGGCTATCGCAGACCGGGCACGTCGCTCGTGCAGGCCGGCATGCTGCTCAGCAGCCATTGAGCCGCCGTCGGCGCCTGCGCAGCCGTGATTGGGCCTGCAAGGCTGACACCGGCGGCGGGCCCCGTCGGCGCGCCTGACTGGCCCTACCTCGCAGACGCGCGCCGGCGCCCCGCCTCTCTTGGAGGCTCGATTTGCCGTGGGTGGTCAGTTTGGATGGGCGGGTACAGGTACCATCTCGACGCGTACAGCCGCCGAGCCGACAGGTTGCGTATTCCAGGATTACCGGGGGCCTCGGGGGTACCTAGAGTAGACGTTCGTGTAAAACCCGAGAACGGCGGTACCTTCCTGCGTGGCCAAGTTGCTCCTACGGGAATCAATCGCACATCTTACGGCCGAGAAGGAGGCCTTCCAGTGCTTCCTCGATTGAGCGCCCGATTCGGCTCGCTTCGTCCATAAGGACGAATACACATCCCTGTTCGTCTATGCCAAGGAAGGGGTTTCCGCCATATGCTTCCCCAAGCGGATAAAGACGACGTGAGCGATTCTCATAAGTCCCAAACCGATCTTCTTCCCCCAGAGCGAGCGTGGGGTCTAGTTGAAATGAGCCTTTCGCAAAGTCAACGCCAGGGCCGCTGATATCCATCTTCAGCCCCCCGAATTCGGCGAGCGCCTTGTACGCGGCATTGCTCATTGCGAAGCCACCTGGGGAGTCGATCTGCCTCCGCAATCGCCTGAACATCACCTTGAAACTTTGCTCCGGCTTTTCTCGCACTTGTACGATACGAAGCACTGTCCTACCTACAAGACGGGATTCGCCAATTCTCACCTCTCCGGCAGAGAGCTTTCTTGCCACCTGTCACTAACGCGACACGTCGCCACACACCTGCCCGTACACACCTTGCGCAGTTGCCTGAACGTGAAAGTGATGTCGGGAAGCGCTGACGTCCCAAAGAGAGAGTTGAGCGTCACGCGCTCGTCCCACGAGCTCGATACCGCCGTCGACATCGAGCTGGGAGCCAGCATCTTCTCCGCCGATCACGATCAGTTGAATATTGGTGTTGCCGTCCGCGGGGGGTTGAATACCACGCCCGCCAATGCTCACGGGGCTGTGGTTCTTGCCGGGTTCGACAGTTGTTCCTTCGACGCGGGGCTCACGTGTCGTTATTCGCGACGTCGCGAGTTTGGCCGGACTAGGCGTAGCTTGACAAAGTCCATCGGGGTACACGACCATCTGCGACGTTCGGGGATTTCTTGATGGCAGCACCGATCACGCGCCAGCCAGCATCCGAGCAACTTCTCGCCCGTGTGGGGAGCACTGTGCGGGACAAATATCGGATCCAGCGCCTCATTGGTGTTGGTGGGATGGCCGCGGTGTACGCCGGCTCGCACCGCAACGGTCATCGCGTTGCTGTGAAATTTCTCCTGGAGCGCGACTCCCAAGACTCCGACGTTCGCCACCTATTTGATCGCGAGGCGTACATCGCCAATCAAGTGGACCATCCAGGCGCTGTCCCCGTACTCGACGACGATGTGGACGAAGAAGGTTGCCCCTTCCTAGTCATGCCCCTCCTCGAAGGCGAAACGCTTCGAGCCCGTTGGGAGCGCGCCAATAGGCACCTTCCTCTCGCCGAGGTTGGCGTACTCATATCCGACACGTTGGACGTGCTAGCGAGCGCACACGCCAAAGGCATCGTCCATCGCGACATCAAACCGGAGAATCTCTTCATCACCGTTCGGGGAGATATCCGCGTCCTTGATTTTGGGATCGCACGACGAACACAGACGGACGGAAGTGCCACCGTAACCGGACGGATGTTCGGTACTCCCGCGTTCATGCCGCCCGAACAAGCGCTCAATAATGGTGACTTTATTGGACCGCCAAGTGACTGCTGGGCAGTTGGTGCCACGATCTTCACCTTGCTATCAGGCCAGTTCGTACACCAGGGGGAGAACGGCGCCGCGCTCCTCGTCGCCGCCGCAACGCAACCTGCACGATCTCTTGGTCAGGTGGCTCCGGGCCTGCCGATACAGATTATTGATTTCGTCGATAAGGCGCTTGCCACAAATCCCGCAGACCGATGGCCGTCGGCCCGCGAAATGCGCCAGGCGTTGAACGCAGTTTTCGACGAGGTCCTTGGGAAACCGCTAGCTTCCGTTGCGGCAAGAATTCGCTCCGAGATCGCGGACGAACTCTTGCCGACAGCGCAAGATGCTTGCGCGTGGGAAACTGAATCTCCCGAGCGCGCCGGCGCCCGCGATCTATCGATCGACGGCTTGGATTCGCCACCGACCGCGCAAAGGACGAGGGGCACGAGCAATGCTGCTCATGCGTTGCCGCGGAGTAGCCCGGCAATGCCACCCGATTCTTCGCCGGCATCGCCCTCCCAACGACACGGGCGCCGATGGTCAGTTTCCGGCACGACTGCTGTCCTCATGACAGTTGCTGGCGCAGCGCTTACCCTCGCGTACAGCGCGCCCTTCACCATGGGCCATGCCGACGGGCGCGACTTGAAGCCGAAGTTCCAAGCACCCGTGACAGATGCGAACACACCGGAATCCACGCTGCCAAAGCCGGCTGCACTCTCAGCCTTCAACGCGGGTATGCAGCTCTGGCTCGATATGTCACATCGAGAGGCACGGGATCAATTTGCAGATGCAG
It includes:
- a CDS encoding SUKH-3 domain-containing protein translates to MSNAAYKALAEFGGLKMDISGPGVDFAKGSFQLDPTLALGEEDRFGTYENRSRRLYPLGEAYGGNPFLGIDEQGCVFVLMDEASRIGRSIEEALEGLLLGRKMCD